In the Leptospira inadai serovar Lyme str. 10 genome, CCGCTCTAAAGGATTATTCGTTCGTATCTTTCTCCAATGCTCGGAAGGAAAGTCCATATAGGCTAAAGTTTCCTCAATTCCATCAGAAACTACCTTAGCCGCTTCTTTTAATTTCATTTCCGTTAGTCGTTCTACGACGAATTTGGCTTTCTTCTAAAGACTCATCTTTGTTCTCTTGAGCATGGATTGCTTTCAGCATTTGAGATATAACTTTGAAAGAACCTCTTGGAGCTTTGCCGAATACATTCCTGTAGAAATGAACGATACATCTTTGCCACTTGGATTCAGGAAGAAGTAAGGGATCGATTCCACTAAACCTAGACACTTATCAGAGATCATTAAATTCACTCCTTTGAGCCCTCTATCCTTCAGGTGCTTTAAGAAAGCTTGCCAACTTTCCTTGTCTTCTCTCGCTCCTTCCATCGAGCCTAAAACCTCTCTGTAGCCTTCTGAATTGACTCCTATGGCTACCAGAATCGCTACGTTGCGGACTTCACCACCCCAGGATTTCTTGAGATAGAGGCCATCCAAATAAACGTAAGGATATTCATCGGTAAGTTGACGGCTTCTCCATTCGTCGATCTGAACAAAGACTTTCTGATTTAATTTGCTAATCGTTGAAGGAGAAACTTTCGTTCCCCAGAGCGTCTCCGTGATATCCTCGACCCTCCGGACTGATACTCCGGCTAAATACATTTCCATAAGAGCTTCTTCTACAGAACTCTCTCGACGTTTGTATCTTTCGATGATCGCAGACTCGAACGGAATTGTTCTAAGTTTAGGAACTTTTAACTTTACTTTTCCGGCTTTTGTTTCGAAGTTTCTATTATAAGATCCGGCCCGGGTATCTACTCGATCTGGATTTCTTTCATACTTCGAGGCTTGGCAGAGTTTATCTGCCTCCTCATCTAAAAGAGCATTCAGCGTTTCTTCGACTGAACCTCTTACGAGTTCACTCAAGTCCTTCTTGAGTTGGGTCTCATCCACTTGGATTACTTTCAGGTGGCTTTTATCTTCTTCTGCCCTCATGGGGGGTTCTCCTCTTCTTGAAATTTGTTTGCTTACAATCTCAATCGGTTAGGAGAGCCTTTCTTTTTATCTATAAATGTGCGAAATATTTAGAACGTTATCCTTTTTGAAAATTCCTCAAACTCTTGCTGCCAATCTACATTTGTTCTTTTCATTAAAAATAGCTTAGCAGGATTTTAAGATTCGCGAAAGGTGTGCTTGATTAGGCGCTTACCGTTATGTTACTTAGGTAAATACTGGAAAACCGAATCCTTATTATCATTACCAATATCTCCGATGCAAGTGATATCTTTGTGAATCGAGCCATCGTAGATACTGTTGATTTCAATCCCTATCATAATATAAACGACTTTCGAGCCTGAGGAAGTTTCATATATATCGCCATACATTTGATCGAAGTTTTGGATATTAATCTTCTGGTACCCGACCTCATCTTTCAGAGTTACTTTTTGTTTTTGATATAACCCTGGATCGGTAAAGCCCATGTCTACATCTAAAGAAGTCCCATACCGTAGGGGAACGAGATAGTAGATGGTAACGTCTTTAGGGCGACTATAACTGAAATAATCCTTTTTACTCGTTTGTTTACCTGGTAAAATATATAAGTAATTTATCTTTCCCATTGAGTCTTTAATAACGATATATGATAAAATTATTTCTCCAACCCCTCGATTTTTATCCGTACAATACGTCTTGTTATGTTGCTCGTATAATCCGTCGTAGGCATTGTATTCGCAAGACTTCCTGGTCCATTCTTGCATTTTAGTTTCATTCTGACCAGACGGTTTAGATTTCATAAAATCCGAAAGAGCCTTACCCTTAGGTCTTAAATGTGAGGTGGCAAGCCCTAAACCATCTACCCAACGGCCGTATTTCAATATGCCATCCGGATGTTGGAACTTGAAATCACCTTCCAGGATATCTTCCTGTTTCATTGTGGACAACTTTCGTAGCCCCTCATTATCTTTTGAAGTAATGCAATCAGGTCCTGGAGAGATATGCATTTGGCTATCTACAGGAGAAAGCACCGAAAAAATTAAAAGGATCGTGGCAAAAAAGTAAATACTGTTCTTTTTCATCTTACTAATTACCTTTTTTTATTCCCGGTTATCCAACCCCAAACGTTAGATATGCCACTCTGAATTCCTTTAAGGAAACCTCCTCTTCCTCCTCTAAACCGATCCCCGCCTCGCTGCGGACTCTCTTCTTTCCCGTCATCGTTAGTAATAGAGTAAGCGCCTCCGTTCGGTGATAAATTAGCGACCCTTGGATCATTTGCCGGATAATATGCTAATCTACCGTCTTGACCTCCGTTACTTTCGGAATAATGTTTAGTAGCATCTCCCCAAGAGTCGTTTACAAGAAAACCGCCAATGCTGCCATTAGGACCATCAACATACCCTACAATCTCGACCCAATGCTTAATTGGATTCCGCCTGTACCCCGCATCAAATTCACCGGCTACATTAACGGTTTTACCCTGCTTAATTTGACTCTTCGCCCATTCATAAAATTGATTTTGTTTAGACTCCGTAGATCTATTTTCATATTTAAAAATATCTCGATCTTTTACAGCTAGTCCATAATCCTTAAGAAGCACATCCGCAGCTTCCGCATTGATACCTGAAGGTCGTAAGCCTAATTTATTCGCGGCTTTCTCTCCAATTTCCTTCGCAAGTTCGCCTAACGGTCGATCACTGAATCTCGGATTTGTAGAGGTCGCCCCAATATTACATATATCTCCGGATTTTAAATTGTGATTAACTCCAGGGCCTTGTTCCAAATCAGATTCATAGGCCCTTCTTTGGTTTCGATTATTCAAATCATATTCATAAATTATATTTCTCTTTCCATTCGCCGAATAATCACCGCGGGTCTCTCTTTGCGTCCTAGCCGTATCGCCCAACAATAACTTACCTTTCAAAGGTTCATTAGGATTATTTGTTGGGATTTGAATTTCTACCGATTTACGACCGGTTGCCGTCTCAGAAATCTTATTCGCACCCGTTGTTGGGTCTTTTACTAATTCGACCTTGGGTTTACCGTCATCATACTTGCTTCCCTTACTTGCGCGCTCACCCAATACGTTCGTTGTATACTGTAAGGCTGACTTGTCATCTGTTTTAAAGCTGACTACGGATTGTTTTAAAATTTCTAGATTCGAGCTCGGGGTGTCGATCCAACGTCCATTGTGGTACTGGCTCTGAACGATCTGAATCTCACCGCCTTTCTTATGGAAGGTTAACGTTTCGGGATTTCCATACATGTTCGACTTCGTGCTAAACGTTACGTAGTCTTTGCCTGTTTCAGTCCGTTCCCACCTACCGCCACCGTAATTAAATCCATCGATTTTACCCAAGGCTCGCAGCTTATCACTTACTGAAGCGTTTGATTTCTCATACTTGGGGCTTCCTGCTTTATCATACCCGACTATACCACCCAGCAGCTTTGTATTGTCTTCGGTCAAGATTCCTTTGCCGTCCAAGATGTCCTGGATCTGCTGGGTGTAGTTATGAACCAGCACCCCAGCCTTCGTTATAAAATAACTGTGGTTGCCTTCCACCTCGAGGTTATAAACACGATCTTGCCTGCGGATCTCTTCTATCTTACGGATTCCTAATGTGCCCGTATACGTTTCCGACCAGTTAGGTGCATGGTTTGTTGCATTGCTTACTGAGGTTAACGATGCTCCGATCGGAATCTGTCTTGCATTCATCTCAGATAGAATCGCCGTATTCTGGATACTTGCCAGTGTCACGGACCGGTTGGCAGGTTGGAGGTCCTTCACTTGAGTCCAGCCTTGTCCCTTCACATAGAAGGGGTGATTCCAGGTCGTTTCTACTGTAGTTCCGTTGGTGTATGTGATCTTATGGATTAGAGGCACGTCATGGATGAAGGTTTCCGTGACCTTCTCAAAGGATAGCTTACCCGTATTCTCATTATGGGATAATACGTATTCTCCCACTCGGATCTTCTCGATTGGTTTAAAGCCCTCTTTTGTTCTGACTAGGGTACCGGCTACAAAACAGGAGTCGAATTCAAACTTCTTATTTCCGTCACTTCGTATACCACCCGTATCCGATACTCCAAACGAGAGCAATACGTCCGATTTCAAACGGGTCAACACATTTTCTAGGACTCCCTCTGAAGAGGCTCCCTTTTTCAGGCTTATATCAAGATCATACTTATCTTTCAATGCAGCGGCTGTGTTCTCAAACGTAGATTCCCAAGACTTCTGACCCAACTTTTCGATCGTCTTATCTTTATAGTTCTGATACATCGCAAGGACTTCATTCCCTCTTCCTTGAGCGATCATCTCCCTCACTGTAGATTCCTTGATCTGACCGTTCTCGGATAGCACATGTCCGACTACCTCTGCGTTATGGTTCACTCCTTCCGCATGGAGTTCTCCCGCGTGTTCTTGGATTACGTTATTATTAAGCTCCGTTTGGAAATTCGCATTCCCGTGGACTGATCCGAATTTATGTGTATTCGGATCAAAGTCGACCGAGGCAACGGTCGCTCCTCTGTATTGTCCGCTTAGATTAAAGCTGCCGTTGTTTGAATACGTAAGAGAGGCTCCGCCGTTCATCACTCCATTCCAGCGACTCGGGACTTGCGTTTTCTCCCCATTCGGACCGATCCTCGTTTCCTGATCGTTACGTCCGTAGTTATAAAACACTCCGGCATTCGAGGATCCGTCCCTACTCGCAGAGAGGGAAACTCCAAGATGATGGTTGCCGTTCGGATTGAAATCGTATCCCCCGTTTACCGTATAATTTCCGCTTCCTGTACTATAATCGATTCCGAGGAAGGACCCTTTTGGTACGTATTCGCCGTTATAATTTACATTGACGTCTACACCGCTTCCGGGTGCAAAACTGACTCCTAAGCTAACATCACCTTTAGAATAACCGACTCCGCCTCCCCATCCGCCTGCCTTTCCATCCTCGCCCATTAGGATGTCTGCATTTTGGTGTGTATTCCAAGATACAAATCCGGTGATCGGGGTTTTACTCGCGATGGTAGCTGTTGACAAGATTCCGTTCACAAACCCGGCGATGGCTCCGTTTGTTCCTCCCTGCTCTCCTCCAATCACAGTTTGGGTTGCTATATCAACGATCGCTGCTACTGCTCTGACTACTCTCAGCGTATTCATCGCTTCCGTTGATAGGGTCACCACATTCTTTATGTCATTCGCTATCGCACCAATGGTTGCCACTAAACTTTCGGAGGCCGCTCCTGCCGTGCAAAAGCTGATCACTGCCGACGCGACAAGCTCTACTGCCTGCTCGGCTTCGTTCACTCTCTCTTGTCTCGCTTGCTTCCTAGCCTCTCTCTTGTCCATATACGACCGGAGGAGTGAGGCAAAGTTCTGGACTTCCTGATCGCTTCCGTTCGGATCTATACTCTTCGCTATATAATCAAAGACGAGCTCTCTTTCCTTTTGTTTGATAAACGACTTGTTGATCATGCCTGTCTCGGATTTCGCCTGTAAGGCTGCTCCTGTCACGCTATCCGACCAATCCTTCGATTGATGATAAATGCTCTTAGTATCCGATTTACTAAAGATTCCGAATCCTTTCCCTATATCCGCAAGCGTAACCACTACACCTCGGGCCACCTTCATCACGATTGATTCGATTCCGCCTTTAAACAGCACATGATCCAAATACAAAAGTCCACCCACTCCGGGCAGTGCAAACTCGGTCGTCTGCAATCTTCGTAGTTCTGCCTTGGCTTCCTGCCGAGTCAGGTAATCTCCTACGATCTGCTCCATCTGCTGCGTATATGCAGGATCCCAACCCGCCTTATCTCCGTAGATCTCAACAGACGTCTTCGCTAACTCCACTCTCTCCTGTTGCCAACTCTTCTCTGCGTCCTTATAATCCTTCAGTTTAAAGGCATTCACATCCTTGCGGACATTCCCTTCGATCTGTTTATAATCCGCTCCTGTGATTAAGTGGAGATCTCTAGCTCCCTCTAACCCTACTTTCGCAACCGCTCCTAAGATCTCTGCCATCGGGCCATGGGTATTCGACATGGCTAATTTCAGTTGGCCTTCGATTCGGCCGAGAGAAAACATTCCGGATGTCTCTCCGAACTCTCTCTCCGCTTCCTTATGTTTCATGTAAGACCCGACCACTTGTTGCATCTTACTGATTTCGTCCGCCGACCAGCCGTTCGCTTTCCCTAATTGTGCCGTTGCGTATTGGGCCGCCTGGATCTGGTCGTTATGCCACTGCGTGATCGCATTCTTTTCGTCCACAAGCTTCAGTGAGTTGATCACTCCTCTCATGTCCTTATCGAATGTCTTTTCCTCTCTCTTGGAGATCACATGCGCGTTTTGTAATATTCTTGCAG is a window encoding:
- a CDS encoding TIGR04388 family protein, whose amino-acid sequence is MNSRSKVLQNIPFWRKIPVLQWIFSLPPLPFPHRAASVFCNERSFQVLEKDSYGNSGFSSVLYYFSNIAQLLSFVFRPLTLSVLCLLSSVSVYSQPVTAPQLNPQAYNWQQWQSQLQATYSVANHTHDTANWDAIVLQSYGVLQSEWQAQAQAQISSIVSGIHTQDGFQSVQDYKNYIYDTLESQAAGLLTQWQRDAELSIQLQRDAYIDAYYGGNLATVTNLKGQFDTEFQALIKGGSPNLSGVQGVDTSLLGTSQQSLRQLEQQWYSQFNTNIQNGLWNYEQALQSLTKSYQSLLAQINQTESQYQAYMQQIQSYEFGVKDQINQTIAGYQQFLNGNDLFWNTVTPLKDTSTGTAIAASCPPGDVCSSNYYDTTASQFVTSCPSGDSCIQLLYDTTTSSYVNPSCPASAASGCTSLTSIHTSLNADGKAFQTLINNIETAITQGKTGLAIFDQSTSQMLSYPQSCLNTGAVCQQGWYDSTQQKFLTTTNCPSGDTCYNAIVDATNTSALTGQYYSNACPSGDLNCVACPATGATADTCQIQTMEISLVYAANAISGFLAQEIQNAQGQVALYQAGGSTNVDIQNGSYMPTPANPFTQSSNLVYITRQDFLNGNAASTGAVGLAWNIVEYINGQESRATFMNYLTNAYSASLSAGGSAACPNESASYYGNHTFHSNDTNPACLAQYLSGFGPGSLVTGIISSDLTAFRDINYWGNTTAGTNNWGSDPAYCHDWLGCYGNIFNGTPAIVGANQTYTSNHTIAGAPGTNFYDYQENESGCWGWPPVCAVALVQWSEDAIALNLSYTVSNFNSGANATTWQNLATQLQSFQYNWNQNVLPSITNWTAQVSTFDAQYAAWHLREQTLLSQAQSDYSTGLQSLQTSETTWLSQMNQLQTKANTDFASANNKLKSSQNQADAQLLAQELLGTLNFNSGTNLSSTPSVSAGLFSNVTSQLSLVNPQSQYNALNFGLLSSFSTSFNQAINGVSNLTLLSSTNNALLNDRMNYMQQMATSLSHERTFTQNGQDQLLRDSGNLSTKKGDDGKIYIVNQDGNYVNYCDPATSKCGNETIDQFLTSKCGADLTAGACNGYTTLKYSNVHVDSGGNIQLDEAIYTGDAIGQGDNAANYNFTQRTQHITIGPSPAFLLGHGGGVGNIFDNNPDHHEGDKISEIIGASFAGVNNFFANGNYSNSTLFKLASYDALNSANETKASMSATEQARTAGMVADFIENVFLGGMSTQQWVAHETHNLVQNAYTTFLVNTFHLSPEAASFLAGAYLDHEAYKTAEHNMRALTEVRNVFQAFGPMDSIAGDLIYKIGGGLFHAQDMAAISQWRDDKTAVYGLIMTEYGKSQNWPPDTIQLASQLMTDYVRQNEAKNELGMRGQMLSIGRLEGSVRMMEASLEGPLAEAVGFVADVAARILQNAHVISKREEKTFDKDMRGVINSLKLVDEKNAITQWHNDQIQAAQYATAQLGKANGWSADEISKMQQVVGSYMKHKEAEREFGETSGMFSLGRIEGQLKLAMSNTHGPMAEILGAVAKVGLEGARDLHLITGADYKQIEGNVRKDVNAFKLKDYKDAEKSWQQERVELAKTSVEIYGDKAGWDPAYTQQMEQIVGDYLTRQEAKAELRRLQTTEFALPGVGGLLYLDHVLFKGGIESIVMKVARGVVVTLADIGKGFGIFSKSDTKSIYHQSKDWSDSVTGAALQAKSETGMINKSFIKQKERELVFDYIAKSIDPNGSDQEVQNFASLLRSYMDKREARKQARQERVNEAEQAVELVASAVISFCTAGAASESLVATIGAIANDIKNVVTLSTEAMNTLRVVRAVAAIVDIATQTVIGGEQGGTNGAIAGFVNGILSTATIASKTPITGFVSWNTHQNADILMGEDGKAGGWGGGVGYSKGDVSLGVSFAPGSGVDVNVNYNGEYVPKGSFLGIDYSTGSGNYTVNGGYDFNPNGNHHLGVSLSASRDGSSNAGVFYNYGRNDQETRIGPNGEKTQVPSRWNGVMNGGASLTYSNNGSFNLSGQYRGATVASVDFDPNTHKFGSVHGNANFQTELNNNVIQEHAGELHAEGVNHNAEVVGHVLSENGQIKESTVREMIAQGRGNEVLAMYQNYKDKTIEKLGQKSWESTFENTAAALKDKYDLDISLKKGASSEGVLENVLTRLKSDVLLSFGVSDTGGIRSDGNKKFEFDSCFVAGTLVRTKEGFKPIEKIRVGEYVLSHNENTGKLSFEKVTETFIHDVPLIHKITYTNGTTVETTWNHPFYVKGQGWTQVKDLQPANRSVTLASIQNTAILSEMNARQIPIGASLTSVSNATNHAPNWSETYTGTLGIRKIEEIRRQDRVYNLEVEGNHSYFITKAGVLVHNYTQQIQDILDGKGILTEDNTKLLGGIVGYDKAGSPKYEKSNASVSDKLRALGKIDGFNYGGGRWERTETGKDYVTFSTKSNMYGNPETLTFHKKGGEIQIVQSQYHNGRWIDTPSSNLEILKQSVVSFKTDDKSALQYTTNVLGERASKGSKYDDGKPKVELVKDPTTGANKISETATGRKSVEIQIPTNNPNEPLKGKLLLGDTARTQRETRGDYSANGKRNIIYEYDLNNRNQRRAYESDLEQGPGVNHNLKSGDICNIGATSTNPRFSDRPLGELAKEIGEKAANKLGLRPSGINAEAADVLLKDYGLAVKDRDIFKYENRSTESKQNQFYEWAKSQIKQGKTVNVAGEFDAGYRRNPIKHWVEIVGYVDGPNGSIGGFLVNDSWGDATKHYSESNGGQDGRLAYYPANDPRVANLSPNGGAYSITNDDGKEESPQRGGDRFRGGRGGFLKGIQSGISNVWGWITGNKKR